The Crocosphaera sp. UHCC 0190 genome has a window encoding:
- a CDS encoding SDR family NAD(P)-dependent oxidoreductase — translation MKLLGKTALVTGASRGIGRAIALELAQQGINRLLLVARNGSKLADVAADIEAMGVEVIILPLDITQPVAVSTAIAQAWREYGPIHLLVNCAGVAHQTSFLHANLSQMKDELSVNLMGTYNITRLVARRMAKQKEGTIVNVSSLMGKIAAPTMATYSATKFALLGFSQALRGELAPYNVRVVALLPSLTDTDMVRDLDWFRFMQPVSPKKVAQTLVKGLQKDTPEILVGWESHLAVWCQRFAPWFIEQITRMAAPLSRKPRSPQLRQVELIG, via the coding sequence GTGAAATTGTTAGGAAAAACCGCCCTAGTTACTGGAGCTTCTCGTGGAATTGGGCGTGCGATCGCCCTAGAATTAGCCCAGCAAGGCATTAACCGCCTGTTATTAGTGGCCCGCAACGGCAGCAAACTAGCTGATGTCGCCGCCGATATTGAAGCGATGGGAGTAGAAGTGATCATTCTGCCCTTAGATATTACCCAACCCGTAGCAGTGAGTACGGCGATCGCTCAAGCTTGGCGAGAATATGGGCCCATTCATCTCCTCGTTAACTGTGCCGGAGTTGCCCATCAAACCTCCTTCCTCCATGCCAACTTATCCCAAATGAAAGACGAACTCTCCGTCAATTTAATGGGAACCTACAACATTACCCGCTTAGTCGCAAGACGCATGGCTAAGCAAAAAGAAGGAACTATCGTTAATGTGTCGAGTTTAATGGGGAAAATTGCCGCCCCCACCATGGCCACCTATTCTGCGACTAAATTCGCCCTTTTAGGCTTTAGCCAAGCCTTACGGGGAGAATTAGCCCCTTATAATGTCCGTGTTGTCGCCTTACTGCCATCTCTCACCGATACGGACATGGTAAGAGATTTAGACTGGTTTCGCTTTATGCAACCCGTTTCCCCGAAAAAAGTCGCCCAAACCCTAGTTAAAGGACTACAAAAAGACACCCCAGAGATTTTAGTGGGATGGGAAAGTCATTTAGCCGTGTGGTGTCAACGGTTTGCCCCTTGGTTTATTGAACAAATTACCAGAATGGCGGCCCCTCTCTCTCGGAAACCGCGATCGCCGCAATTGCGACAGGTTGAATTAATCGGATAA
- a CDS encoding NADPH-dependent FMN reductase codes for MVKFAAINGSLRPNSYSAKAIQVAITRVEALGGEVEFLDLREINLPFCDGGKEYPEYPDVEKLRQTVKAADGLILATPEYHGSVSGVIKNTLDLMSFEELSGKVTGLISVLGGQPNSNALNDLRVIMRWVHGWVIPEQIAIGQAWQAFNEEGKLLDEKLSERFDHFAMSLVENTRKLRS; via the coding sequence ATGGTCAAATTTGCTGCCATCAATGGGAGTTTACGCCCCAACTCTTATAGTGCCAAAGCCATTCAAGTAGCCATTACTAGAGTAGAAGCATTAGGGGGAGAAGTTGAATTTCTGGATTTACGGGAAATAAATCTACCCTTTTGTGATGGAGGGAAGGAATATCCCGAATATCCTGATGTAGAGAAATTGCGTCAAACCGTCAAAGCTGCTGACGGATTAATTCTAGCGACCCCAGAATATCATGGCAGTGTGAGCGGGGTCATCAAGAATACCTTAGATTTGATGAGTTTTGAGGAATTATCGGGAAAAGTCACAGGTTTAATCAGTGTGTTAGGGGGACAACCGAATAGTAATGCCCTCAATGACTTAAGAGTAATTATGCGCTGGGTACATGGTTGGGTAATTCCCGAACAAATTGCCATTGGCCAAGCGTGGCAAGCGTTTAATGAAGAAGGGAAGCTATTGGATGAAAAATTATCAGAACGGTTTGATCATTTTGCCATGAGTTTAGTGGAAAATACTAGAAAGCTAAGATCTTGA
- the thiD gene encoding bifunctional hydroxymethylpyrimidine kinase/phosphomethylpyrimidine kinase translates to MKSHQISSPVALTIAGSDSGGGAGIQADLRTFAFHQVHGTSAIACVTAQNTLGVTQVLVLSVEMVKAQIEAVMVDIGAQGVKTGMLFNSEIIKTVAQAVSNWSIQQLVVDPVMVSRTGAKLLDDQAIAALKDELIPKALIVTPNRYEAQILSGLTINTLDDMKKAAEIIYQLGAKFVLVKGGGMTEELKGVDVLFDGKTWEILSTETIETKNNHGTGCTLSAAIAANLALGKEPYLAVVDAKTYVTTALKYSLDIGKGTGPVGHFFPLL, encoded by the coding sequence ATGAAAAGCCATCAAATTTCTTCCCCTGTTGCTCTAACTATTGCGGGATCAGATAGTGGTGGAGGTGCGGGAATTCAGGCCGACTTACGAACTTTCGCCTTTCATCAAGTTCATGGAACGAGTGCGATCGCCTGTGTCACTGCTCAAAATACCCTTGGTGTCACTCAAGTCCTTGTCCTGAGTGTCGAGATGGTTAAGGCGCAAATTGAAGCCGTTATGGTCGATATTGGGGCGCAGGGGGTAAAAACGGGGATGCTGTTCAATTCAGAAATTATCAAAACGGTAGCGCAAGCAGTCTCAAACTGGTCAATTCAACAATTAGTTGTTGATCCGGTGATGGTATCTCGAACAGGGGCTAAATTATTAGATGATCAGGCGATCGCCGCTTTAAAAGATGAGTTGATCCCCAAAGCTTTAATTGTCACACCTAACCGCTATGAAGCCCAAATATTGAGTGGTTTAACGATTAATACCCTAGATGATATGAAAAAAGCGGCTGAAATAATATATCAATTAGGGGCGAAGTTTGTGTTAGTAAAAGGAGGAGGTATGACGGAAGAATTAAAGGGGGTTGATGTTTTATTTGATGGCAAAACTTGGGAAATTTTAAGCACAGAAACCATTGAAACCAAGAATAATCATGGGACAGGGTGTACCCTTTCTGCTGCGATCGCGGCTAATTTAGCATTAGGAAAAGAGCCTTATTTAGCTGTAGTTGACGCTAAAACTTATGTGACGACTGCCCTTAAATATTCTCTTGATATTGGCAAGGGAACGGGACCGGTGGGTCACTTTTTCCCCTTGTTATAA
- a CDS encoding Uma2 family endonuclease, translated as MTTTKLKSKLTFEEFITQLPDEEYRYELIDGEIVRILPTRQHETIAEYITDLFKEEVKRASLNYWVSGRIVIKTITENGKEQGRHPDVSVVNKTLWESYPTSYAALIDPPQLAVEVVSTNWEDDYVDKFAEYQRFGIAEYWIVDYLAVASRYYLGNPKEPTIFVCILDDQGTYKMNAYRGDDEIISPTFSELKVTAKHIFCA; from the coding sequence ATGACAACCACTAAACTTAAATCGAAACTAACCTTTGAGGAGTTTATTACTCAACTTCCTGATGAGGAATATCGCTATGAGTTAATTGATGGAGAAATTGTGCGAATCTTACCCACCAGACAACATGAAACCATCGCAGAATATATTACGGATTTATTCAAGGAAGAAGTTAAACGAGCCTCTTTAAATTACTGGGTTTCTGGTAGAATTGTCATTAAAACAATAACAGAAAATGGCAAAGAACAAGGTCGTCATCCTGATGTTAGTGTTGTCAATAAAACCTTGTGGGAGTCCTATCCAACTTCTTACGCAGCACTTATTGATCCCCCTCAACTTGCTGTTGAAGTAGTATCAACTAATTGGGAAGATGATTATGTTGATAAGTTTGCCGAATATCAACGATTTGGTATTGCAGAATATTGGATTGTTGATTATCTTGCAGTTGCCAGTCGTTATTATTTAGGAAATCCCAAAGAACCTACTATTTTTGTTTGTATTTTGGATGATCAAGGAACTTATAAAATGAATGCTTATCGAGGAGATGATGAGATTATTTCACCCACTTTTTCAGAGTTAAAAGTTACTGCAAAACATATTTTTTGTGCGTAA
- a CDS encoding SpoIID/LytB domain-containing protein, producing the protein MTKTHQPVRGKHLLITLFSLPLLVGGVFSPPAMAKDIELQVGIIQRFGEAEKEKMSIAATNGDTLTIKFQGPNGQTQTLSSNQLTLNVIKQSLPQSLLKEYIVLSDHATFETAEDSANQWKAKGIKVEVTQPERWQVWAKRDVYETPLLRRWLLQSLKAKGFNQPYLESAILASKSQASFTVAGQQYSSDYVEIIPAKNPIQVSHPKEKTRSYGGILKLQRNAYGTYTLVNDVPLETYLRGVVPHEIGPNAPENAAKAQTIIARTYALRNLRRFKADNYELCANTHCQVYYGLSETSPKADQAIAATKGLVLTYENELVDALYSSTTGGVTASFSDVWNGDERPYLKAVIDSPQKIWDLSQKSLADEQDFRNFIGLQNGFNETGRNVFRWNKQATLASLTKDLQEYLERRKHPLANLKTIKSMEVTQRSPSGRILTMMIETDKGMLDLHKNEVRSAFGPPKSTLFYLDPIYNGQKQLTGYAFVGGGFGHGVGMSQFGSYNLAKLGWNPDKILAFYYPGTKIQPLNNSIVFWNENE; encoded by the coding sequence ATGACCAAGACTCATCAACCCGTTAGGGGCAAACACTTATTAATTACCCTGTTTTCCCTTCCTCTGCTCGTGGGAGGAGTCTTCAGTCCCCCCGCAATGGCGAAAGATATTGAGCTACAGGTGGGAATCATACAACGATTTGGGGAAGCTGAAAAAGAAAAGATGTCCATTGCTGCTACCAATGGCGATACTTTAACGATCAAGTTTCAAGGCCCTAATGGACAGACGCAAACCCTGTCTAGCAACCAACTCACCCTCAATGTTATCAAACAGTCCTTACCCCAATCTTTACTTAAAGAATATATTGTTCTCAGCGATCATGCGACTTTTGAAACCGCAGAAGATAGTGCTAACCAATGGAAAGCGAAGGGGATAAAAGTCGAAGTTACTCAACCAGAAAGATGGCAAGTCTGGGCGAAAAGAGATGTATATGAGACCCCTTTATTACGTCGTTGGTTACTTCAAAGTCTCAAAGCCAAAGGCTTTAATCAACCTTACTTAGAATCGGCTATTTTAGCCAGCAAATCTCAAGCCAGTTTTACAGTGGCTGGTCAACAATATAGTAGTGATTATGTCGAAATTATTCCTGCTAAAAACCCGATTCAAGTGAGTCATCCCAAGGAAAAAACGCGGAGCTATGGGGGAATTTTAAAACTGCAACGTAATGCTTATGGAACCTATACATTGGTGAATGATGTTCCCTTAGAAACCTATCTTAGAGGGGTTGTTCCTCACGAAATTGGCCCCAATGCACCTGAGAATGCAGCGAAAGCACAAACCATTATTGCTCGTACCTATGCCTTACGGAATTTGCGACGGTTTAAGGCAGATAATTATGAACTTTGCGCCAATACTCACTGTCAGGTTTATTATGGTTTGAGTGAAACCAGTCCCAAGGCCGATCAAGCGATTGCAGCAACCAAAGGGTTAGTTTTAACTTACGAAAATGAGTTAGTTGATGCCCTTTATTCTTCCACTACAGGGGGAGTAACGGCGAGTTTTAGTGATGTCTGGAATGGGGATGAACGGCCTTATTTAAAAGCGGTGATTGACTCTCCCCAAAAAATTTGGGATCTCTCCCAAAAATCCTTAGCGGATGAACAAGATTTTCGGAATTTTATTGGTTTACAAAATGGATTTAATGAGACAGGGAGAAATGTTTTTCGTTGGAACAAACAAGCGACTTTAGCAAGTTTAACCAAGGATTTACAAGAATATTTAGAAAGGCGAAAACATCCCTTAGCTAATTTGAAAACGATTAAATCAATGGAGGTGACACAGAGATCTCCTTCTGGACGTATTCTGACTATGATGATAGAAACAGATAAGGGAATGTTGGACTTACATAAAAATGAAGTTCGTAGTGCTTTTGGTCCCCCAAAAAGTACCCTTTTCTATCTCGATCCCATTTATAATGGACAAAAACAATTAACAGGTTATGCCTTTGTTGGGGGTGGATTTGGCCACGGGGTTGGTATGAGTCAATTTGGGTCTTATAATTTAGCAAAATTAGGTTGGAATCCCGATAAAATTCTGGCTTTTTATTACCCAGGAACTAAAATTCAACCCCTGAATAATTCAATTGTTTTCTGGAACGAAAACGAATAA
- a CDS encoding amino acid ABC transporter substrate-binding protein — MGKKLVLLVLTLLLTTTYQPPSWAGKILEKIQQTGVITAGTRKDAIPFGYVNEKGQWVGYSMDVLEIIRQDVEKKLGKPIKLKLVEVTPQNRFDKIKNREIDIECASSTFTWERDKSVDFTVSYFASGTKILVKKGSDLGTIESLAGRKIGVIPNTTNEQAIKRQQPAAKIIPIKDKNDGLDKLNKGEIEAMAGDGIVLQGLRLENNNPNSLEVVPEFPYVYEAYACMIPEDESAWRGMVNYSLVKFMEGIVSDQPDQVAIYEKWFGEEKGVTPYSREAINDYFQGIVDSYEWIPLIGN, encoded by the coding sequence ATGGGGAAAAAATTAGTTCTATTGGTATTAACCTTACTGTTAACAACAACCTATCAACCCCCTAGTTGGGCGGGTAAAATTTTAGAAAAAATCCAACAAACGGGAGTCATTACAGCAGGAACCCGTAAAGATGCTATTCCCTTTGGCTATGTTAATGAAAAAGGGCAATGGGTTGGTTATTCTATGGATGTTCTCGAAATTATTCGCCAAGATGTTGAAAAAAAATTAGGCAAACCGATTAAACTCAAATTAGTCGAAGTCACGCCCCAAAATCGCTTTGATAAGATTAAAAATAGAGAAATTGATATTGAATGCGCCTCTAGTACATTTACTTGGGAACGGGATAAATCGGTTGATTTTACTGTGAGTTATTTTGCTAGTGGTACTAAAATTTTAGTGAAAAAAGGCAGTGATTTAGGAACCATTGAATCTTTAGCTGGTAGAAAAATAGGCGTGATTCCTAATACTACCAATGAACAAGCCATTAAACGACAACAACCTGCGGCCAAAATTATCCCCATTAAAGACAAAAATGATGGCTTAGATAAGCTTAATAAAGGTGAAATTGAAGCGATGGCAGGAGATGGCATTGTTTTACAAGGATTAAGATTAGAAAATAATAATCCCAATAGTTTGGAAGTAGTTCCAGAATTTCCCTATGTTTATGAAGCTTATGCTTGTATGATTCCTGAAGATGAATCTGCTTGGCGAGGAATGGTTAATTATAGCTTAGTGAAATTTATGGAAGGGATTGTTAGTGATCAACCGGATCAAGTAGCGATTTATGAAAAATGGTTTGGAGAAGAAAAAGGTGTGACTCCTTATTCAAGGGAAGCAATTAATGACTATTTTCAGGGAATTGTTGATAGTTATGAATGGATTCCTTTAATTGGCAATTAA
- a CDS encoding EAL domain-containing protein: MNNFQEQARHIIIIEDRKYRQTICLQEETYSIGRHPQNSIVINSYQASRHHGTLMRRKNRMTNEYCYWIVDGDLDGNKSRNGVYVNGDKCLVKELKSGDLINFGCEVNATYYGLNELSNTVIDLDTVKTIDFEKNALETQNNLKFSEPHLDIVSAESFNPKETLQAQEYQDPLTKLPNRILFKEYLSIGLKNANKSKSSMAVILLDINHFKAINKNWGYPVGDQVLEEVAKRLNSSLRNSDIVARWEDDEFVLLFPKISHLDDLEKIIQRLMNNINQPMNILGHQLYLEYSLGRAIYPQDGQDTKTLLKNAEVALLNQKKEIKITNNSYDLSIDPKASKLLKAKTILQQALQQEELILYYQPQIKIETGEVSGIEALVRWNHPNLGQIYPQRFIPLAEQTDLILGIGKWILRQACYQNKAWQDLGLPPFTISVNLSPRQLEHPNFVKMVEQILGETKLSPHWLELEITEKLLLNNPEIAHQVLHDLRELGVHLSMDDFGSGYSCLNHLPKFPFGTLKIAQSCIKELTETPESIAIIAAAIALGKSLDLRVVAEGVETQQQLDLLRNLDCLEMQGYLLSHPLTQQEATSFLSLYHGRVVAS; encoded by the coding sequence ATGAATAATTTTCAAGAACAAGCTCGCCATATCATCATTATTGAAGACAGAAAATACCGCCAAACAATTTGTTTACAAGAAGAAACCTATTCTATTGGCAGACATCCCCAAAATTCAATTGTCATTAATTCTTACCAAGCATCCCGTCATCATGGTACATTAATGCGGCGCAAAAATCGCATGACTAACGAGTATTGCTACTGGATTGTTGACGGAGATTTAGATGGAAATAAAAGCCGTAATGGGGTTTATGTTAATGGAGATAAATGCTTGGTAAAAGAGCTTAAAAGTGGTGATTTAATCAACTTTGGTTGTGAAGTAAATGCCACTTATTATGGCCTGAATGAATTGTCAAATACGGTGATTGATCTAGATACTGTAAAAACAATTGATTTTGAAAAAAATGCTTTAGAAACTCAGAATAATTTAAAGTTTTCTGAACCACATTTAGACATTGTTTCTGCTGAAAGTTTCAATCCTAAAGAGACTTTACAAGCCCAAGAATATCAAGATCCTCTCACCAAGTTACCTAACCGTATACTCTTTAAAGAATATCTTTCAATTGGACTAAAAAATGCCAATAAATCTAAATCGTCTATGGCAGTTATTTTGTTAGATATTAATCACTTTAAAGCCATTAATAAAAATTGGGGTTATCCTGTGGGTGATCAAGTTTTAGAAGAGGTAGCAAAACGCTTAAATTCTAGTCTAAGAAACAGCGATATTGTCGCTCGATGGGAAGATGATGAATTTGTTCTTCTTTTCCCTAAAATTAGTCACTTAGATGATCTTGAAAAAATCATCCAAAGGCTCATGAATAATATCAATCAGCCCATGAATATTTTGGGACATCAACTCTACTTAGAATACAGTTTAGGGCGGGCAATATATCCTCAAGATGGACAAGATACCAAAACACTTTTAAAAAACGCAGAAGTTGCCTTATTAAACCAGAAAAAAGAGATAAAAATTACCAACAATTCTTATGATTTAAGTATTGATCCTAAAGCGTCTAAATTATTAAAAGCAAAAACCATATTACAACAAGCATTGCAACAAGAAGAATTAATACTTTACTATCAGCCTCAAATCAAAATAGAAACAGGAGAAGTTTCTGGAATTGAAGCTCTAGTTCGTTGGAATCATCCAAATTTAGGTCAAATATATCCTCAAAGATTTATTCCTTTGGCTGAACAAACAGACTTAATTCTAGGAATTGGAAAATGGATTTTAAGGCAAGCGTGCTACCAAAATAAAGCTTGGCAAGATCTTGGATTACCCCCTTTTACCATTTCCGTTAATTTGTCTCCTCGGCAATTAGAACATCCTAATTTTGTTAAAATGGTTGAGCAAATTTTAGGAGAAACCAAACTCTCTCCCCATTGGTTAGAATTAGAAATCACGGAAAAACTATTATTAAATAATCCAGAAATAGCCCATCAAGTTTTACACGACTTAAGAGAATTAGGTGTTCATTTATCTATGGATGATTTTGGCAGTGGTTATTCTTGTCTTAATCATTTGCCAAAGTTTCCCTTTGGAACGCTAAAAATTGCTCAATCTTGTATCAAAGAACTAACAGAAACTCCTGAAAGTATTGCCATTATCGCTGCTGCAATTGCCTTGGGCAAAAGTTTAGATTTACGAGTCGTTGCTGAAGGCGTAGAAACTCAGCAACAACTGGACTTATTACGCAATTTAGACTGTCTAGAAATGCAAGGATATTTGTTAAGCCATCCCCTTACTCAACAAGAAGCTACCAGCTTTTTATCCTTATATCATGGTCGAGTGGTTGCTTCTTAA
- the pdxA gene encoding 4-hydroxythreonine-4-phosphate dehydrogenase PdxA produces MKSFTLITPKRPHLALTMGDPAGIGPEIILKALADPTLTETWDLTVIGTRSRLLQTYQKLSKMGLTLADPDTFSILDIPLDPSTQAQIIPGQGNGASGEASFAYLDTAIAHTLKGEFQGIVTAPIAKSCWKAAGYNYPGQTEVLADRAGVNKFGMLFVGRSPYTGWILRTLLVTTHIPLNQVAQTLTPNLMSLKLDLLINCLQEDFALKNPKIVIAGLNPHSGENGQLGTEEKDWLLSWLETEQKQRPNLQLIGLVPPDTMWVNPAKAWYGNFSKDEQKIDKLSTESSLIVNNSADAYLALYHDQGLIPVKLMAFEQAINTTIGLPFIRTSPDHGTAFDIAGKGIAKATSLKEAIKLGAELTQQRLTKIRCKHSAISRQPSA; encoded by the coding sequence ATGAAATCCTTCACTCTTATCACCCCTAAACGTCCCCATTTAGCCCTGACAATGGGCGATCCCGCCGGAATTGGCCCAGAAATCATCCTTAAGGCTTTAGCTGATCCCACCCTGACAGAAACCTGGGATTTAACGGTTATTGGCACGCGATCGCGGCTCTTACAAACCTACCAAAAATTATCGAAAATGGGGTTGACCTTGGCTGATCCCGATACCTTTTCTATTCTAGACATTCCTCTAGATCCTAGCACCCAAGCTCAGATTATCCCAGGCCAAGGCAATGGAGCCAGTGGGGAAGCGAGTTTTGCCTATCTTGACACCGCGATCGCTCACACCCTGAAGGGGGAATTTCAAGGTATTGTCACTGCCCCTATTGCCAAATCTTGTTGGAAGGCCGCAGGGTATAATTATCCTGGACAAACGGAAGTCTTGGCAGACAGGGCCGGAGTTAACAAGTTTGGGATGTTATTTGTAGGGCGATCGCCTTATACGGGTTGGATCTTACGCACCTTATTAGTCACCACTCACATTCCTTTAAATCAAGTTGCTCAAACTTTAACCCCGAACTTAATGTCTCTGAAACTAGACTTATTAATTAACTGTTTACAAGAAGATTTTGCCCTAAAAAATCCGAAAATTGTTATTGCTGGTTTAAACCCCCATAGTGGGGAAAATGGACAATTAGGAACAGAAGAAAAAGACTGGTTATTGTCTTGGTTAGAAACAGAACAAAAACAACGCCCCAATCTGCAATTAATAGGCTTAGTTCCCCCTGATACCATGTGGGTAAATCCGGCGAAAGCTTGGTATGGAAATTTTTCTAAAGATGAGCAAAAAATTGATAAATTAAGCACTGAATCAAGTTTGATAGTTAATAATTCAGCCGATGCTTACTTAGCCCTTTATCACGATCAGGGTTTAATTCCGGTTAAATTAATGGCTTTCGAGCAAGCAATTAATACAACCATTGGCTTGCCATTTATTCGGACTTCTCCCGATCATGGAACCGCTTTTGATATTGCAGGAAAGGGCATTGCTAAAGCCACCAGTTTGAAAGAAGCGATTAAATTAGGGGCTGAATTAACTCAGCAACGACTGACAAAAATACGATGTAAGCATTCAGCTATCAGCCGTCAGCCATCGGCTTAA
- a CDS encoding PetM family cytochrome b6-f complex subunit 7 produces MTAESMMFNGAILLMVLVLVGLAWGFLLLKIQGGEAE; encoded by the coding sequence ATGACAGCAGAAAGTATGATGTTTAATGGTGCTATTTTATTAATGGTTTTGGTACTTGTTGGTTTGGCTTGGGGATTTCTTCTCCTCAAAATTCAAGGAGGAGAAGCCGAATAA
- the psb28 gene encoding photosystem II reaction center protein Psb28, with product MTDLTPSIEFFVGISEELSNVSLRRSKEKGIRNVLLIFEKLKSLEKFKSYTTQTYGDLRLIDSEGEISVKPSSLRIIWGGDEGDDLKQVECGFEIEQDDHWERFMRFMTRYAEANGMSYQDSQK from the coding sequence ATGACTGATCTTACTCCTTCCATCGAATTTTTTGTCGGTATTTCTGAAGAATTAAGTAATGTGAGTTTACGCCGCAGTAAAGAAAAGGGTATTCGTAATGTTTTACTGATTTTTGAAAAGTTAAAATCCCTCGAAAAGTTTAAAAGTTATACGACACAAACCTATGGGGATTTACGGTTAATTGATAGTGAGGGAGAAATTAGTGTAAAACCTTCCTCTTTAAGAATTATTTGGGGAGGGGATGAAGGGGATGATCTCAAGCAGGTTGAATGTGGCTTTGAGATTGAACAAGACGACCATTGGGAACGTTTTATGCGCTTTATGACTCGTTATGCAGAAGCAAACGGGATGAGCTATCAAGATAGCCAAAAATAG
- a CDS encoding TIGR01777 family oxidoreductase, whose translation MKIAITGATGFVGQRLVNALKNEGHELLVFTRNINHAQTIYPASSFPNLEIVAYTPTESGDWQERISGCDGVVNLAGEPIAERWTPEHKKAILASRQLGTRKIVEAIAKAEVKPSVLVNPSAIGYYGTSETKTFDENSLPGDDFLAEVCQAWETEAKQLTQTNVRLVILRFGIVLGDGGALAKMIPPFKMFAGGPLGNGRQWFSWIHIDDLVRLIKESLTRSGIKGTFNATAPNPVRMNQLCQTLGEVMNRPSWLPVPDFALELLLGEESIVVLKGQQVLPKETQALGFEYQYPTLKSALMDIVPQM comes from the coding sequence ATGAAAATTGCAATTACAGGCGCAACCGGATTTGTCGGTCAACGATTAGTTAACGCTTTAAAAAATGAGGGTCATGAATTATTAGTTTTTACCCGAAATATTAATCATGCCCAAACAATTTATCCGGCTTCTAGCTTTCCGAATCTGGAAATTGTTGCCTATACACCTACGGAATCAGGAGATTGGCAAGAGAGGATTTCAGGGTGTGATGGGGTGGTTAATTTGGCAGGAGAACCGATTGCTGAAAGGTGGACTCCTGAGCATAAAAAAGCCATTTTAGCAAGTCGTCAATTAGGCACAAGAAAAATTGTAGAAGCGATTGCAAAGGCTGAGGTTAAACCCTCGGTTTTAGTTAATCCCTCAGCCATTGGTTATTATGGCACTAGCGAAACCAAAACCTTTGACGAAAATAGCCTTCCTGGGGATGATTTTTTAGCAGAAGTTTGTCAAGCTTGGGAAACAGAAGCGAAACAACTGACCCAAACGAACGTTCGTTTGGTAATTTTACGGTTTGGGATTGTTTTAGGAGATGGTGGGGCATTAGCTAAGATGATTCCGCCGTTTAAAATGTTTGCGGGTGGCCCTTTAGGAAATGGTCGTCAATGGTTTTCTTGGATTCATATTGATGATTTAGTTCGGTTAATTAAAGAGTCTTTGACTCGTTCAGGAATTAAGGGAACCTTTAATGCAACTGCTCCAAATCCTGTGCGAATGAATCAATTATGTCAAACTTTGGGAGAAGTTATGAATCGACCTTCTTGGTTGCCTGTGCCTGATTTTGCCTTAGAACTTTTATTAGGAGAAGAGTCAATTGTTGTTTTAAAAGGACAGCAAGTTTTACCAAAAGAAACCCAAGCTTTAGGCTTTGAATATCAATACCCAACTCTCAAATCAGCTTTAATGGATATTGTTCCTCAAATGTAA